From Chelatococcus sp. YT9, a single genomic window includes:
- a CDS encoding RsmB/NOP family class I SAM-dependent RNA methyltransferase, with amino-acid sequence MTPAARVAGAIEVLTDILERRRPAPDALKDWGLARRFAGSKDRAAIASLVYDALRRRASSAWVMEAETARALIIGMLALQRGLDSEAIAALFSGERFAPEALSADELAHLRRADRLDEAPPAVACDCPEWLLPPLTKAFGPALRDEMRALTGRAPLDVRVNSLKSSRRALREALAHLDPWDTPLSPFGLRFPVGDDGRGPALQAEPEFLDGLFEIQDEGSQLVSLLSAPAQGSRVVDLCAGAGGKTLALAALMENTGEIVATDVDARRLVASHARLQRSGATNVTVRTPRGRYDPRRPDPLADLAGTADLVLVDAPCTGSGTWRRNPDAKWRLRPGGLAERCRDQSVVLDRAAALARPGGRIAYITCSVLPDENDDAISAFQSRHGGFTLVPAVEVAAAAGFAEMAPWTTPGGGLLLSPHRTGTDAFYIAMMRRQG; translated from the coding sequence ATGACACCCGCAGCGCGCGTGGCCGGAGCCATTGAGGTTCTGACCGATATTCTGGAACGGCGCCGGCCCGCGCCCGATGCCCTGAAGGATTGGGGGCTGGCGCGGCGGTTCGCCGGTTCCAAGGACCGCGCGGCTATAGCCAGCCTGGTCTATGACGCTTTGCGCCGGCGGGCCTCGAGCGCCTGGGTGATGGAGGCGGAGACGGCACGTGCGCTCATCATCGGCATGCTCGCCCTGCAGCGCGGGCTCGACAGCGAGGCGATCGCGGCCCTGTTCAGCGGCGAGCGCTTTGCGCCCGAGGCGCTGTCCGCGGACGAACTGGCACATCTCCGCCGCGCAGATCGGCTCGACGAGGCGCCGCCCGCCGTTGCCTGCGATTGCCCGGAATGGCTCCTGCCACCGCTGACTAAGGCTTTCGGCCCCGCGCTCCGCGATGAAATGCGGGCGCTGACAGGTCGCGCGCCGCTTGATGTCAGGGTGAACAGCCTGAAGTCGAGCCGGCGGGCGTTGCGCGAGGCGCTGGCCCATCTCGACCCGTGGGATACGCCGCTTTCGCCCTTTGGGCTGCGCTTCCCCGTGGGGGATGACGGGCGCGGCCCGGCGCTGCAGGCCGAGCCCGAGTTCCTCGACGGCTTGTTCGAGATCCAGGACGAGGGCTCGCAGCTCGTCAGCCTGCTGAGCGCCCCGGCTCAAGGATCGCGCGTGGTCGATCTCTGCGCCGGCGCGGGCGGCAAGACGCTGGCGCTCGCGGCGCTGATGGAGAATACCGGCGAGATCGTTGCGACAGACGTCGACGCGCGCCGGCTCGTCGCCAGCCACGCGCGGCTCCAGCGCTCTGGCGCGACCAATGTCACGGTGCGCACGCCGCGCGGCCGCTACGACCCACGGCGCCCCGACCCGCTGGCCGATCTGGCGGGGACAGCCGATCTCGTCCTGGTCGACGCGCCGTGCACCGGCAGCGGCACATGGCGGCGGAACCCGGATGCCAAATGGCGCCTGCGGCCAGGTGGGCTGGCCGAGCGTTGCCGTGACCAGTCGGTCGTGCTCGATCGCGCCGCCGCTCTGGCCCGGCCGGGCGGCCGCATAGCCTATATCACCTGTTCGGTTTTGCCGGACGAGAACGACGATGCGATCTCGGCCTTCCAGAGCCGTCACGGCGGTTTTACTCTTGTGCCGGCGGTGGAGGTCGCGGCGGCAGCCGGCTTCGCCGAGATGGCGCCATGGACGACCCCGGGCGGCGGACTGCTGCTGTCGCCCCATCGCACCGGCACGGATGCCTTCTACATCGCCATGATGCGCCGCCAAGGGTGA